From a region of the Paenibacillus sp. FSL R10-2734 genome:
- a CDS encoding Gfo/Idh/MocA family oxidoreductase, with translation MTKKITAALLGAGGRGAVAYAPYALRFPDEIEFVAVAEPDAERREKFVGLYNLSEENTFLTWQQLLDGPKLADAILICTQDQMHFEPTIKALEKGYHVLLEKPMSNNPEECYVMGEYAKKYDRVFAVCHVLRYNDFFVNVKKLLEGGEIGSLMTIQHLENVGYWHQAHSFVRGNWRNSAESSPMILQKSCHDLDILSWLVGEECTKVSSFGYLSHFKEENAPVGAPQRCTDGCPVRDECAFYAPRFYLIDKNDWQGKYLRSYLTNDTSPEGIMKALREGPYGRCVYHCDNDVVDHQVVNLEFSNQVTASFVMNAFSNLSERIIRLYGTKGEIYGDMDRNVIQVTHFTSGITKEIRIPASDTGHGGGDDGIMKDFVALVQSGEGSHSRSSAVVSVQSHLMAFAAETSRKEQRVIQMSEYVENLRQTTTV, from the coding sequence ATGACCAAGAAAATTACTGCCGCTTTACTTGGAGCAGGAGGACGGGGTGCTGTTGCTTACGCACCTTATGCTCTTCGCTTTCCTGATGAAATCGAATTTGTAGCTGTGGCTGAACCGGATGCGGAACGTAGAGAGAAATTTGTTGGGTTGTATAATTTAAGTGAAGAGAACACGTTTCTAACCTGGCAACAATTATTGGATGGACCGAAGCTTGCTGACGCCATTCTCATCTGTACGCAAGATCAAATGCACTTTGAACCGACGATCAAAGCACTAGAGAAAGGATATCATGTATTACTAGAGAAGCCCATGTCCAATAATCCAGAAGAGTGCTATGTAATGGGAGAATATGCGAAGAAGTATGACCGAGTCTTTGCCGTTTGTCATGTACTGCGGTACAACGATTTCTTTGTAAATGTGAAGAAGTTGCTTGAAGGTGGCGAGATTGGAAGCTTGATGACGATTCAGCATCTTGAGAACGTAGGATACTGGCATCAAGCCCATAGCTTTGTACGTGGGAATTGGCGGAATTCAGCCGAATCAAGCCCAATGATTCTTCAGAAATCATGTCATGATCTTGATATTTTATCGTGGCTTGTAGGGGAAGAGTGTACAAAGGTATCTTCATTTGGTTATTTAAGCCATTTTAAAGAAGAAAATGCACCTGTTGGTGCTCCTCAACGTTGCACGGATGGATGCCCTGTGAGAGATGAATGTGCATTTTATGCGCCAAGATTCTATCTCATTGATAAGAACGATTGGCAGGGCAAATATTTACGCTCTTATCTAACAAATGATACGTCACCCGAAGGAATCATGAAAGCACTTCGTGAAGGCCCGTACGGCCGATGTGTATATCACTGCGATAATGATGTTGTGGATCATCAAGTGGTTAACCTCGAATTTTCGAATCAAGTAACAGCATCATTTGTGATGAATGCATTCTCGAACCTTAGCGAACGAATTATTCGATTATATGGAACCAAAGGGGAGATCTATGGTGATATGGATCGAAATGTGATCCAAGTTACCCACTTCACCTCTGGGATTACGAAGGAGATTCGTATTCCTGCCTCCGACACAGGCCATGGTGGTGGTGACGATGGGATTATGAAAGATTTTGTAGCCTTGGTGCAATCGGGTGAGGGCAGCCATTCGCGATCATCTGCCGTCGTATCTGTACAAAGTCACTTAATGGCTTTTGCCGCGGAGACTTCACGTAAAGAACAGCGTGTAATCCAAATGTCAGAATACGTAGAGAACTTAAGACAGACGACTACTGTCTAG
- a CDS encoding carbohydrate ABC transporter permease: MTIRSRFMQTFTYIIAIIVFLIYMVPFLLILNTSVKNEAESKVMDFSLPSSFHFSNYITAFTDGQIWRGLSNGLFVAITVTAATVILCSYSAFIMQRHQTKFTRFTYQFLLAGMIAPFSFIPAIKLLQLLHMGNNYSGLIMVDIASQIPFTILLYYSFMYGVPRELDEAASVDGTRPIGLFFRVIFPLLTPVISTNVVLTFTTIWNDFGNVLFLVPKASMWTMPMGVFNFQQLYTYNYSLVSAYIIMALIPVLLIYIFGQKYIVSGMTTGAVKG, translated from the coding sequence ATGACGATTCGATCTAGATTTATGCAAACCTTCACGTACATCATTGCGATAATTGTATTTCTTATTTATATGGTACCTTTCTTACTCATTCTAAATACTTCTGTAAAAAACGAAGCCGAATCGAAAGTCATGGACTTTTCACTTCCTTCATCCTTTCATTTTAGTAATTATATCACGGCGTTTACTGATGGGCAGATCTGGCGAGGATTATCCAACGGACTATTCGTCGCTATTACCGTAACTGCGGCTACAGTGATTTTATGCTCATATTCTGCTTTTATTATGCAGCGTCATCAGACAAAGTTTACAAGATTCACCTATCAATTTTTATTAGCTGGAATGATTGCGCCATTCTCCTTTATCCCAGCAATCAAGCTGCTTCAATTGTTGCATATGGGCAACAATTATTCCGGATTAATTATGGTCGATATTGCGAGTCAAATTCCATTTACCATACTTCTATATTACAGCTTTATGTATGGCGTACCTCGAGAATTAGATGAAGCAGCAAGTGTAGATGGTACTCGTCCGATTGGGTTGTTCTTCCGAGTTATCTTTCCATTGCTAACACCTGTCATATCAACTAATGTCGTTCTGACATTTACGACGATCTGGAACGACTTCGGTAATGTGTTGTTTCTTGTACCGAAAGCATCAATGTGGACAATGCCTATGGGGGTATTCAATTTCCAACAGCTATATACTTATAACTATTCGCTTGTAAGTGCGTATATCATAATGGCATTAATTCCTGTTCTTCTGATTTATATATTCGGGCAGAAATATATCGTCTCAGGCATGACAACAGGTGCTGTTAAGGGATAG
- a CDS encoding sugar ABC transporter permease gives MQNMYKKKTYPVYFLIPILVIFAVFYISPAVLGLFYSLTDASIKTSGVHFVGFENYQTLFSDSATFLTSIWNQFKFAILDALGKTMIGLLLALLLNRKFKGNSFLRALIYIPIMFGVIMCALIFNYILSYDGFLNTFLAWVGLPNLTHDWLGDFTYAMYTVIGVDIWLGVGWSMMMILAALQTVSKDLLECAEIDGAGSFRKFLSITLPSISPTLSLSILLSVISGLKAFDIIYAMTGGGPGHATEVMSTYLVKSMSSGSIGYPAAISVLQFIIITIVALSINSFTNRKEKS, from the coding sequence ATGCAAAATATGTACAAGAAAAAGACATACCCTGTATATTTTCTCATTCCGATTTTAGTAATATTCGCAGTGTTCTATATATCACCGGCTGTATTAGGCTTATTCTATTCATTAACAGACGCGAGTATTAAAACCTCTGGAGTTCATTTTGTTGGATTTGAGAATTATCAGACTTTATTCAGTGATAGTGCTACCTTTCTGACAAGTATATGGAATCAATTTAAATTCGCAATTCTGGATGCGTTGGGAAAAACTATGATTGGTCTGTTGCTTGCGCTACTTCTAAATAGAAAATTCAAGGGAAATAGTTTCCTTCGAGCACTCATTTACATTCCAATCATGTTCGGTGTCATCATGTGTGCGCTGATCTTCAACTACATTTTAAGTTATGATGGTTTCTTGAATACATTTCTGGCGTGGGTAGGGTTACCTAATCTTACACATGATTGGTTGGGCGATTTCACCTATGCTATGTATACGGTTATTGGAGTAGATATCTGGTTAGGCGTTGGATGGTCGATGATGATGATCTTAGCCGCACTGCAAACCGTATCTAAAGATTTGCTAGAATGTGCAGAGATTGATGGTGCGGGTTCTTTCCGGAAATTCCTCAGTATTACATTGCCAAGTATTTCACCGACGCTGAGTTTAAGTATATTATTATCGGTTATATCTGGATTGAAGGCCTTTGATATCATCTATGCGATGACAGGCGGTGGTCCTGGACATGCGACAGAAGTGATGTCAACGTATCTCGTGAAATCGATGTCATCGGGTTCCATTGGATATCCTGCAGCAATTAGTGTACTACAGTTCATAATTATTACGATAGTTGCGTTATCGATAAACTCCTTTACGAATAGAAAGGAGAAGAGTTAA
- a CDS encoding extracellular solute-binding protein: protein MKGLQRKSWFVLMSSLMVVALAACGSNSSNESSKTNNKPAEEQTPTKTEAPAPEETKKDPVTVSYIAAASQIAVGNIKDLISQWEQKSGNKVDIQAIQDDQYDNLVKAKLSGGGDVDIFFGQYQKYDVTNQLLEISGEAFESRLNEVALTGLKFTDGKIYAFPYPAAQGTWGVFYNKKVFADLNLTVPKTLDELNKNLAALKSGGKTPFYFAAKDGWTMLQHRNAVAGMIGADAQVWDKLNKNELQWKDIPDFVLQYQQVQDWSKAGYFNKDLLTGTYDKQVKALADGEVAMVVQGGFFVPEVLKVNPEAQIGFFPLPNKDGSETVGLSGGTQVFIAKESKHAEEAKDLLRFMVDQPQAQSALEAAPGISPFTDVDVSDKLPEALKEVQDFVNTGKIARHGDDAYIIPMPYDDLVASYAELLAGKITADQFVQKHQDAYVKNAKIAKIPGF from the coding sequence ATGAAAGGTTTACAAAGAAAAAGTTGGTTTGTTTTAATGTCGAGCCTTATGGTTGTCGCATTAGCAGCATGTGGATCCAATTCATCGAACGAGTCCTCTAAGACCAACAACAAACCTGCAGAAGAGCAAACACCTACGAAAACAGAAGCACCAGCACCGGAAGAAACAAAAAAAGATCCGGTAACAGTCAGTTATATCGCCGCAGCTAGTCAAATTGCTGTTGGTAACATTAAAGACTTGATCTCACAATGGGAACAAAAATCAGGAAATAAAGTCGATATTCAGGCGATTCAAGATGATCAATATGATAACTTGGTTAAAGCAAAATTGTCCGGGGGCGGGGATGTTGATATCTTCTTCGGTCAATATCAGAAATATGATGTAACGAATCAACTATTAGAAATCTCCGGCGAAGCCTTCGAGAGCCGCTTGAATGAGGTTGCTTTGACCGGCTTGAAATTCACGGACGGCAAAATTTATGCCTTCCCATATCCGGCAGCACAAGGAACATGGGGAGTATTTTACAACAAGAAAGTATTCGCAGATTTGAATCTGACAGTTCCGAAAACGCTGGATGAGCTTAATAAGAATCTTGCGGCTCTCAAATCAGGAGGAAAAACACCATTCTATTTCGCGGCAAAAGATGGTTGGACGATGCTCCAGCATCGAAATGCTGTTGCAGGGATGATTGGCGCAGATGCTCAAGTATGGGATAAATTGAACAAAAATGAACTTCAGTGGAAAGACATCCCTGACTTCGTACTCCAATATCAACAAGTTCAAGATTGGTCGAAGGCAGGATATTTCAACAAAGATTTATTGACTGGTACGTATGATAAACAAGTAAAAGCATTGGCAGACGGTGAAGTTGCTATGGTTGTTCAGGGAGGTTTCTTTGTTCCAGAGGTTCTAAAGGTAAATCCTGAGGCCCAAATTGGTTTCTTCCCATTACCGAACAAAGATGGTTCTGAGACGGTTGGGTTATCTGGTGGTACGCAAGTTTTCATTGCTAAGGAAAGCAAACATGCCGAAGAAGCAAAAGATTTGCTCCGATTCATGGTTGATCAACCACAAGCACAAAGTGCTTTGGAAGCAGCACCTGGTATTAGTCCATTTACCGATGTAGATGTATCCGATAAATTGCCAGAAGCGTTGAAAGAAGTACAAGATTTCGTAAACACAGGTAAGATTGCAAGACATGGAGACGACGCGTATATCATTCCTATGCCATATGATGATTTGGTTGCTTCGTATGCGGAGTTGCTAGCTGGTAAAATCACTGCAGATCAATTCGTGCAAAAACATCAAGATGCCTATGTCAAAAATGCGAAAATTGCTAAAATTCCTGGATTCTAA
- a CDS encoding beta-galactosidase, which translates to MANKYEISIPTQETKILQGHLHMGEVNPDGLEINVNSLYFTKGNKPWLPVMGEIHYSRYSAAHWEEAILKMKACQIDIIASYMFWNHIEEIEGQFDWTGNNNIRQFVEICREKGVYVFLRIGPWAHGEARNGGFPDWLMKKECKKRSNDPEYLYYARRFYQQLAMQTKGLWFKDGGPIVGIQLDNELTHDGEHLRTLKKMAAEEGMSAPIYTVTGWGGEGNAEIPQDEVIPMFGGYPAHPWDQNTREPSLGMHYCFYHTRNDAQILPEYLYESAPSGKSVDSYDISRYPYATCELGGGNQMSDHRRLVIEGDDIGAISLCKLGNGNNLLGYYMFHGGSHPIGKLTTFNETRDSGYPNDIPTVSYDFLAPLSEYGKVRESYQLLKRLHLFIQDFGGELATMPSYLPEAQPSSPGDTDTLRYCVRSNGHSGYVFLNNYQRHLTLADQEDVSLHIRLQDETISYPAFDLNNGEYRIWPFNIDLHGVLLKCATAELLCKLDVSEKETTYIFFGGEGHGAATYVIEPDKIAIYSAPNESVVHAEEGLTFTVDRPGLDSIISLVLYNGTRVNIITLTAYQSRHCFKGVAWGSEHIVISSADITFDQDQIKVMSKESPAMDIKVYPVMSHEVYIGETLLDAKAQGVFSCYSYEIPKGYNKVTFQQVSSFRDAQPITGLLVAQDQHRNYVHMRKTFDYESGSPIKSAFLSFCLEGSITIWVNGVKVYSSSCSGEKLSVNVRPYVQEGNNVIAVRYRGKGNSGWIGRLEIESMNSDRFHISTDSTWQINNREIDSWNNVDFDHSSWDYAVAVTNSEDNVLENCNHIRRDEPAIWNIQLEADLQDHLHDLMLEIDYEGDKGQLRWNDRLIADNFYNCQTWQIGLSQWLPEILDLSLELTILPLHEDSYAYFDQKPKFEEEVLRNVSTVRLIPEFSFVVHDKNPETSRIKKV; encoded by the coding sequence ATGGCTAATAAATATGAAATTTCGATCCCAACTCAAGAAACCAAGATACTACAGGGTCACTTGCATATGGGAGAGGTAAATCCTGATGGGCTTGAAATCAATGTCAACAGCTTATATTTTACAAAAGGAAATAAGCCATGGCTTCCGGTTATGGGAGAAATTCATTATTCCAGATATTCTGCTGCGCATTGGGAAGAAGCGATTCTAAAAATGAAGGCTTGTCAGATTGATATTATCGCATCCTATATGTTCTGGAATCATATTGAAGAAATTGAAGGTCAATTTGATTGGACAGGTAACAATAATATTCGCCAGTTTGTTGAGATCTGTAGGGAAAAAGGTGTTTATGTATTTCTACGCATTGGACCATGGGCACATGGCGAAGCTCGCAATGGTGGTTTTCCGGATTGGTTAATGAAGAAGGAATGTAAGAAACGTTCGAATGATCCTGAATATCTATACTATGCTAGACGATTCTATCAACAGCTTGCTATGCAAACGAAAGGTTTATGGTTCAAGGATGGTGGACCGATTGTAGGTATTCAACTGGATAATGAGTTAACTCATGATGGGGAGCATCTTCGAACACTGAAGAAAATGGCAGCTGAAGAAGGGATGTCGGCACCCATCTATACCGTTACGGGCTGGGGAGGCGAAGGCAATGCAGAAATTCCTCAAGATGAGGTCATTCCAATGTTCGGAGGGTATCCTGCTCATCCTTGGGATCAAAATACACGAGAGCCTTCTCTAGGTATGCATTATTGCTTCTACCATACACGCAATGATGCTCAAATATTGCCGGAATATCTCTATGAGTCGGCTCCATCTGGGAAAAGCGTAGATTCTTATGATATTTCACGTTATCCCTATGCAACTTGTGAGCTTGGTGGTGGTAATCAAATGTCGGATCATAGAAGACTAGTCATTGAGGGGGATGATATTGGCGCAATCTCATTATGTAAGCTTGGGAATGGTAACAATCTACTTGGATATTATATGTTCCACGGCGGGTCTCATCCGATTGGGAAATTAACAACATTTAATGAGACTAGAGATAGTGGATATCCGAACGATATTCCCACGGTTTCATATGATTTTCTAGCCCCACTTAGTGAATATGGCAAGGTTAGAGAATCATATCAACTCTTAAAACGTCTGCATCTCTTTATTCAAGATTTCGGTGGAGAACTGGCGACAATGCCATCCTATTTGCCAGAAGCTCAGCCGAGCAGCCCAGGTGATACCGATACGTTAAGATATTGTGTTCGTTCGAATGGCCATTCGGGATATGTGTTCCTGAATAATTATCAGCGGCATCTAACCTTAGCAGATCAAGAAGATGTTTCTCTCCACATAAGGCTTCAGGATGAGACGATTTCTTATCCAGCATTTGATCTGAACAATGGAGAATATCGAATTTGGCCGTTTAATATCGATCTGCATGGTGTGCTCCTGAAATGTGCTACAGCTGAGCTATTATGCAAGCTCGATGTTAGTGAGAAGGAGACTACCTATATCTTCTTCGGTGGTGAAGGTCATGGAGCGGCAACTTATGTAATTGAGCCTGATAAGATTGCGATTTATAGTGCACCGAATGAATCCGTTGTGCATGCAGAGGAAGGATTAACCTTTACTGTTGATCGTCCAGGTCTGGATAGTATAATTTCACTAGTTCTCTATAATGGCACTCGAGTAAACATAATTACATTGACCGCCTATCAGTCCCGTCATTGCTTTAAAGGGGTTGCATGGGGTAGCGAGCATATCGTGATCTCATCAGCAGATATTACCTTCGATCAAGATCAAATTAAGGTCATGAGTAAGGAAAGCCCAGCAATGGATATCAAAGTTTATCCTGTTATGAGCCACGAAGTATATATTGGGGAAACTCTATTGGATGCTAAGGCTCAAGGTGTCTTTAGTTGTTATTCGTATGAAATTCCGAAAGGCTATAACAAAGTAACTTTTCAACAAGTAAGCTCTTTCCGCGATGCTCAGCCAATCACAGGTTTGCTTGTAGCGCAGGATCAACATAGAAACTATGTGCATATGCGTAAAACTTTTGATTACGAGTCTGGCAGCCCGATTAAAAGTGCCTTTCTATCCTTCTGTCTGGAAGGAAGCATCACGATCTGGGTAAATGGAGTCAAAGTGTACTCCAGTTCATGCTCCGGCGAGAAGCTAAGTGTAAATGTTAGACCCTATGTACAAGAAGGGAATAATGTTATTGCCGTGCGGTATAGAGGGAAAGGGAATTCGGGCTGGATCGGTAGATTAGAGATTGAAAGCATGAATAGCGATCGTTTTCATATTTCAACAGACTCCACATGGCAAATTAATAATAGGGAAATAGATTCTTGGAATAATGTTGATTTTGATCATTCAAGTTGGGATTATGCGGTTGCTGTTACGAATTCAGAGGATAATGTTCTTGAAAATTGCAATCATATTCGTCGGGATGAGCCTGCCATTTGGAACATTCAGCTCGAGGCAGATCTACAGGATCATCTTCATGATCTCATGTTAGAGATTGATTATGAAGGCGATAAGGGACAATTAAGATGGAATGATCGATTGATTGCAGATAACTTCTATAATTGTCAAACATGGCAGATTGGTCTGAGTCAGTGGTTACCAGAGATTCTTGATCTTTCTTTAGAATTAACGATACTTCCTCTTCACGAAGATAGCTATGCCTACTTTGATCAAAAGCCGAAGTTTGAGGAGGAGGTATTACGAAATGTGTCGACTGTTCGACTGATCCCTGAATTTTCTTTTGTCGTTCATGACAAAAATCCTGAAACTTCTAGGATCAAAAAAGTATAA